CATTTAAGTCCCCGCTGTAGGTCCAGGTCCAGGTCCAGGTCCAGCCTTTCTCCAGTTTCGGTCTTGGTGGGCATCAAACCCCCTTCCTCCCCAGGCTCACTTTCTCCGGTCCTTTGGCTTCCTCTCCTGCCGCCGGGCCTGCTGGTCGGCCATCGTGCGGGGGATGAGGAGGACACTGCCGTCCCCGGCGTACTGGAGCGCATACTGACTAGGCGAGTAGGGTCGCCCATTCTCATCCCGCAGCCGCCCAAACACCTCCTGGTACAGGCTCTGGACCTTCTGCTTCATCTGTCGCAGGGAGCGCAGGAACTCCACTTTCTCCCGCAGCAGCCGAGCTTTGTCGCGCTGCAGGTCCTCCACATCACGCTCCAGATTCAGGATGGTGTCCAGCTTGCGCTTGCGGCAATTCTGCGCCGCCATCTTGTTCTTGCCCCGGCGCCGGATATCTCGGATGAGGCTCAGCTGGGCTTCACTCAGCTGATATTTGGACAGCAGCTCATTGAACTCCTCCACAGGCAGGTTGATGATTTTGTCATTGGTGAAAGGGATCTTCATGGCTCGGGCTCGGTGCTCATCCCGGCTCATCTGCTTGTCCAGGAAGTCAGCCTGCTTCTCCTTGCTGCCTTTCTTGAGGGCACTGGGTGGTGGCAGGTCGGCTGAGTCCAGGGCACTGGGGGCCATGTTGTATGTGTGGTTGTGGCCCACGTGCTCCAGGTAGGGCAGGCATGAGAGCTGAGCTGGATCCTGGTAGCTCATGCGGCAGAACTTGGAATACTCAGGCTGGTAGCCCACAGCACCCTCGGCCTCTTCCAGATCCAGGGTCTCAGAGTCAGAGCTGTAGCCAACCGCACCTTCctcagaaaaggaggaagaggcagaggaagaagcagaggaagaagaggaagaagaggaggaagaagaggaagaactgCCTTCAGAGCTGCTTAGGGAAGAAGGGCTATGGCTCGAGTCTAAGGAAAGGCCTGAGTCAGAGTCAAATTCCTCCTCCAGCTGGGAGGCCTGCACAGGGTTAAAGCCTTCTTCAATGGCCAGGTCCATTAGGCTGATCTCATCCAACATGGCTTCATCTAACAGACCCCCCAAAGGGTCAGGCAGCTCTGGGCCTGCTGTGTCATTGGCTGTGCCATTGAGCTGGGGTGGAAAGAAGAGCCCTGTCAGGTTGGTGGAGCCGAAGGTGGAGTTGAGGCTGGTGGAATTGCTGGGGGCCAACGGGAGCAGCGTGGAGCTACTGGCCACAGGCAGGCTTTCCACCTCAGGGCTGAAGAGTAAGAAGTCCTGGCTGCAGCCCCCCAGGGACGCCTGATGCAGGCTGACATTCTGATTGATGGGAGTGTTGGGGGCAAGGCTGTAGTTGGTGCTCAGTGGGTCTCCAGGAGGGGCATTGTACAGGATTTCACTTGCTGATGTGTTCACTTCCATGGCCTGGGAGGGGGAGAAGAGCACCACTGTTCACTAGGAACTGACTCCCTCCCCTGGGGCTCACACACTGCAGGCACCCAACAGAGGCACAGCTGCATGGGTGTAAAGGCAAAAGACTATAAACCAAAGCCCACAGTGTCAGCTCCTGACCCAGCTTCATCCGCCAGGCCTGGCAGAGATGGGTTCTTCCATGTGGGCTCCACCCTAATACAGGACTGATCAGCTTTTCCTCATGTTTGGCCAGACTCCCCTATcttggagggagaggaagaaaacacTACCTTGTTACTGCAaaatcaacacagtgaaaacacCCAGACTTCAGTCAGAAAACCTAGCTGCACCACTTGCTGTGTAACCATGGGCacatcatttaacctctctgagcttcaatttcctcaccttTGAAATAAAGGCTGACTAGATGACTGTGAGGGCCAAGTGAGCGAACGATGGCTGTGAAGCACCATGTGAATGTCAGCTATTATTAACGCAGAACCTTGGAAGCATTCAGTCAAGTGCCTATCTGcctgaaggaaaggaagaaggcacACCCAGGAGGCAGGCCCtgatttggaaggctgagtccTGAGTTTTATTTAAGCCAAACCCTACCTGTCTTCACCTCCCTTGCCCCAAGGACACTCGTGGACAGGTTTCCTCTCATTGTCCCCACTTTTCTATGGATCAGAGAAAGTATTACTTTCTCTCCTCAGAGATGGAAAAGCAACTGAGTGCTAAGACACGCTGTGCAAAATCCAATAGGTTTGTGCCCGGTTCCGATAATCCTACCTGCATTTCCATGATGGAcatgagatcttgccactgctgTTCCAAATCAAATGGTGACTCTGTCCCGGTCAGAAGAGGAGACAAGAGGTTGTTCTGAAGAGCTGGGGGCTCACTCTCAGTAGGCACTGCTTCTGTTATGCTGGAAATGTCTGCTGGAAACTAGGGCAAAACACAGAGGCTTTAACAAGGGGGAAGGAAAGACCTTGTGCTTTCCTCCCAGAGATTACCACCTGGAGTCTGtttctgttcttccttcctctgcATTTACCCCCAGCAGCCAGAACAAGAGCTGGCCCCTCAGCCATGGAGGGACACACCAGATACAGGCTGCCCTGCTCATTTGGTGGGCTCTCACTGGAGTCCTCCTCACCTCAGCATTCTCCCCAAAGGGGCAGGTGGCTTCCAGCAGCCTAAGGCACTCTTCCAGGGACAGGGCCGTCTGGTCCTCCCCACTAGGCACCTGTGGCAACAGGAACT
The Papio anubis isolate 15944 chromosome 17, Panubis1.0, whole genome shotgun sequence genome window above contains:
- the NFE2L1 gene encoding endoplasmic reticulum membrane sensor NFE2L1 isoform X2, with the translated sequence MLSLKKYLTEGLLQFTILLSLIGVRVDVDTYLTSQLPPLREIILGPSSAYTQTQFHNLRNTLDGYGIHPKSIDLDNYFTARRLLSQVRALDRFQVPTTEVNAWLVHRDPEGSVSGSQPNSGLALESSSGLQDVTGPDNGVRESETEQGFGEDLEDLGAVAPPVSGDLTKEDIDLIDILWRQDIDLGAGREVFDYSHRQKEQDVEKELRDGGEQDTWAGEGAEALARNLLVDGETGESFPAQFPADISSITEAVPTESEPPALQNNLLSPLLTGTESPFDLEQQWQDLMSIMEMQAMEVNTSASEILYNAPPGDPLSTNYSLAPNTPINQNVSLHQASLGGCSQDFLLFSPEVESLPVASSSTLLPLAPSNSTSLNSTFGSTNLTGLFFPPQLNGTANDTAGPELPDPLGGLLDEAMLDEISLMDLAIEEGFNPVQASQLEEEFDSDSGLSLDSSHSPSSLSSSEGSSSSSSSSSSSSSSASSSASSSFSEEGAVGYSSDSETLDLEEAEGAVGYQPEYSKFCRMSYQDPAQLSCLPYLEHVGHNHTYNMAPSALDSADLPPPSALKKGSKEKQADFLDKQMSRDEHRARAMKIPFTNDKIINLPVEEFNELLSKYQLSEAQLSLIRDIRRRGKNKMAAQNCRKRKLDTILNLERDVEDLQRDKARLLREKVEFLRSLRQMKQKVQSLYQEVFGRLRDENGRPYSPSQYALQYAGDGSVLLIPRTMADQQARRQERKPKDRRK
- the NFE2L1 gene encoding endoplasmic reticulum membrane sensor NFE2L1 isoform X1 codes for the protein MLSLKKYLTEGLLQFTILLSLIGVRVDVDTYLTSQLPPLREIILGPSSAYTQTQFHNLRNTLDGYGIHPKSIDLDNYFTARRLLSQVRALDRFQVPTTEVNAWLVHRDPEGSVSGSQPNSGLALESSSGLQDVTGPDNGVRESETEQGFGEDLEDLGAVAPPVSGDLTKEDIDLIDILWRQDIDLGAGREVFDYSHRQKEQDVEKELRDGGEQDTWAGEGAEALARNLLVDGETGESFPAQVPSGEDQTALSLEECLRLLEATCPFGENAEFPADISSITEAVPTESEPPALQNNLLSPLLTGTESPFDLEQQWQDLMSIMEMQAMEVNTSASEILYNAPPGDPLSTNYSLAPNTPINQNVSLHQASLGGCSQDFLLFSPEVESLPVASSSTLLPLAPSNSTSLNSTFGSTNLTGLFFPPQLNGTANDTAGPELPDPLGGLLDEAMLDEISLMDLAIEEGFNPVQASQLEEEFDSDSGLSLDSSHSPSSLSSSEGSSSSSSSSSSSSSSASSSASSSFSEEGAVGYSSDSETLDLEEAEGAVGYQPEYSKFCRMSYQDPAQLSCLPYLEHVGHNHTYNMAPSALDSADLPPPSALKKGSKEKQADFLDKQMSRDEHRARAMKIPFTNDKIINLPVEEFNELLSKYQLSEAQLSLIRDIRRRGKNKMAAQNCRKRKLDTILNLERDVEDLQRDKARLLREKVEFLRSLRQMKQKVQSLYQEVFGRLRDENGRPYSPSQYALQYAGDGSVLLIPRTMADQQARRQERKPKDRRK